ATGCAGGAGGGTTGCTGGTTACTAGGGCTGAAGGTGACAGAGGGTTGCCAATAACCCTATAGTTGGCAGTGCTTCTGGTAGGGGGTATCTGGACAGCACTGGAAAGAACCTGGCTAAAGATGGTGACTGTGTGTACAGTAGGAATGGTAGGACACTGTTGTGGTGGCAAAATGAAGCCTGTGGCTGGGGAAAAGTTAGCTCTCAAGGCACAGGTAGCTCCAAGAAGGAAAGTGTGATGAGCGGAAGGGATGGAGTAAGTGTCGCCCAGGGTACTGGTAACATTCACTACACCAAAATCCAAAGGTGGTTTAAAAGAAGAATCTTTGGATGTGCAGACTGGGATGGTGGACATGACTACAGAGGTAGCCTTGACCAGGCCATGGAAGAGATGGGTAGAAGCAGGAGTAGGTAGAGGAGGGGTCTGCTTGAAAGAGACAGGAGCTATCATGGGCATAGTTTTAAGTGGTCTCATACTGTCAAAGATAGGCTTGAAGGTGGGAGTTAAGATACCTGAAGTTGAAGATGCTGCAGCTGTGACTGAAATTCTGGAATATAAGGAGTCTCCAATCTCACTATTGGTTGGAAGCCCAAAGATGGATTTTGACATGGGGTCAGCAGAGGTTGCACTGGGAGGTGCAGATGCAGAAAGATGGGGAGCTGGGCTACTCATCCGTCCGAGCAAAGTACTTTGCATAGTGGGTGCTGCAGGCATTACGACAGGTGAGTCTCGGGGCACAGCAGCCTGAGAGATTGAAGGTGGCCGTGTGGTGTCAGTGACTGGTGATGTGGGAGAAACAGGGGTCACAAGGATGACAGTAGCTGTGCGATTTGAGTCTGAAGAGGTGCCTGAAAGGGGCTCTGACTGTGAGCACTGCAGTGGGGCCAGCATGCTTGCTGTCTTCACGGGTGAGTGGGCCACACTGGTTGCCTCCCCAGTGGATTGTGGGAAGGCCAGTGGACCTGGCAACTTCTGTGTTTTATTTAAGCTTTCCAACTGAGGATTAGTGCCCTGGCTTGGAACTGTGCCTGAAGAAGGCAGGGTGAGGGGCCCAGAAGGCTGAATAGCAGGTGGAGTCTCAGGGACAGAGTCTGTGGTGACCTCAGTCATAACTCCTCTGGCTTTGTTGCTCCATTGGAGTCCAGCTTTCCTTCCTAAGGCCAGATCTTCTTCAGGGGCTGCATAATCAGGCTGGGGAGGTAGTGTCAGGGACAGCGGGTCCCCACGGCTAGATAGAAGCAGTGGAATCTGATTTTGCTGCCCAGAACAGCCAGATGTTTCCAGGGACTCTTCTGATACCACTGGGACTGGAGAGTGAGACAGatgacctttttctttcttttttaatggccaCTCTGGTATCTGGAGTGATGCATCGGGAACACTTCTCTTCCAAGGCTCAGAGAAACCTCTAGAAGAGCTGTAAGAGCTTGTAATAGCATTTCTTTTGGAGCTAAGGGGACCACCTGTGTGTATACTGGCCAAGGAGCTCATGGAGTAGCAACTGGGTCTCTTATTCAGGCTGTGATCTGAGCTCCAGGGGCGGAGGCTTCTCTTTAGAGGCCCAGGCCTGGGCACAAAAGAAGTGAGGACTCCATTTTTTATCAGAGGCTTAAATGCAGATGGCCTTGTCTCTGTAGTCCTTCTCTTAAGGTCCAAGCTCTCAGGGAACGGTGGTTCTTCCAAACTTACTTTCCCTTTCTTGCACTCTCGGAGGACCTTCAGCACTGTCTCTTTTGCACATGGATCTGAGGGCTTCTTAGAGAGTGAGGACCCTGCACAGTCGATTACCTCTACTGGGGAAGAGGAGCGGGGCGCTGTCCGCTCAGGAGGAGCGATCTTGATAGTCACCGGGCTCCATATGGCCCTGGGGTGCCGAAGAGACCAAACGCTGCGCTTGAAGTAACTTTCCCACCAGTCTGAGGGAAGAGGCCCCATGATGGAATTCTGGGACCTCTTCATGGGAAAGCGCCTCCAAGCCTCATTAACTACCCACGTGGTGGGATTGGTAGGATCCCAGTTCGGTGGCCTCCTCGCAGGTCGGTGCCGCGGGGCAGGGTGGGCACGATGGATGTGCTGAACCCGGTGGACTTGGTGAAGGGGCTGAGTTGGCCGGCGGTTCAACGGCCTCTCCGACAAGTCTGTGCGCTCCTCTGCGGGGGACGATGGCGGGGGTCCCGGCTTGCCCAGGTAACTGCCCATGAGGAGCAACGAGGCGGAATCGGTGACTTAGACTTAGGGTTTCGGCTCCCGAGGTTTCTCACGTCTGGTGACTCAGCCGCCGTCGAAGTGCGCAGTGTTCGGATGACGGTTAGGTTCCCGGCGCGAGGAAAGTGCAAGGGTCTCGGGGCGCTCCACACCCTCCAGGTCCAGCATCCGAAGGTCAGAGCCAGGTGAAAACAGAGGGCACGTGGGACCTCGGCAGACCCTGTAGCTTGCTCTACTATTTTGAGGCCGAAGGTGGGCGCTCAGGCCTCTGTTCTCTCCTCTCCGGGTTGCAACGAGGCCCGAGGAGAGGGATTCAAGAGGTAGCGCGCGGTCCGAGATCACCGAGTCAGTGGAGCGGGCGCCGGGTCTCCAGGATCTGGCAGCGACTGGCGTGGAGGGTCCATGCTCCCGGTCCAGGCACGGATCCGTCCTCCTGCCTGTTTCCCGGAGTCGGAGGAGGGTGTGCAGCCCAAGCCCCGCTAAGTGACTGGGGGCTGCGCTCGCGGGAGCGCAGGACTGGAGACCCTGACAGGTGGACCCATGCAGCCCAGATGAGTTCGTGGCGCCAACAGCCAGAAACACTGGAGGTTGAATTTGTTGGTTGGGGATTCCCTCACTTCTCCTTTTCATTTGCCCTTTCCTTTCTGCAGCCAGTAGGTGTCAGTCATTTGCCTCCGGGAGGACAAGCTCCGGACGCAGACACCTCCGGGCCCCATCCAGGGTCGCCTCCCCTAGGCTGAATCCAGGTCTCCCTTTGTTCGCACTTTGAGTACGCAAGTAACATCGCAGTCTGGTGGGGCCTCGAGGTTCCAGAGGGGGCTGAAGGCATTTGTCTATCGCCCCTGAACCTGAGCCCTTCGCAGGCACCCGGCTTAGTTCGTAGCTCATTCCACCCCCTCAGTCTCTCCAGTCACGATCCTCACCTAATGTAGTGGGATCGGAGCTCTCGGAGGGGAGTAAAGAAGTGAGAGATTTAATTTGAGGCTGAATATTCATGCTAAACCAGAGTAAACTATGTGACTAACatcctgaaaaattcagaaacaaaTAACATTTAAAGTGTTCTAAAACAATTCCTTCTAATAACAATAAAATTAGCACGGATTGAATACGACTCTTCCAAGAAAGGTCATTTGAAGGTAGTCGGAGAACGAGTTCCCTTCAAAAGCCACACTGTCCAAAAGTGGGTCCagatattttccattttgttggTCTCTCTTCCTTGAAGTAGTATGTCCACAGAATTTTATGCCAATATAACGTATGTTTACGCTTAAAATCTTTATTCGATCATCCTACTATACTAGTCCGcaccaaatacataaatattggtatttataaatatataaattcagGTATAAATATTGAAATCTGAAATTTTGATATTTGATGGGACCACAAATCTGTATGGTAGTTGATTCTTTTGGTTTAAGTTATATTTGCATTTACTAGTAGTATGGAATTAATCAAAACATAAGCagataataaatttgaaaacccTTTTACTGGGAGACATAATAGAAATAAATGTGGCATTTGTCACTTCCTTCTCCATGAAATCGCATATAACATACAAGGCCACCTCAATTGAAGTAATATTTCCAGTTGTTCCTCTGCTGGACACCAAGGATGGAAGGAATTTTACAATTTGGGGCAGCGTGCCACTTCACATAGGTAGAAGAGTTTTGGAATTGCCTAGTGGAGGAATGGTGGGATTTCAAAGTAAGATGGGAAAGAAGAACCCAAACTAGAGGAGGATTCCCAAACTTGTGAATTTTAATTGGTTGAATGTGGAAGATATAGAAATTGATTCGGTTTTTGTGTTTATAGCTTAGTTGGAATAACGTTTATAAAGGAGACAAatgttaaaggggaaaaaaaagagaaaacagagaaacaccCCGTAGCAGAGGATGGTTTCGATCCATCGACCTCTGGGTTATGGGCCCAGCACGCTTCCGCTGCGCCACTCTGCTGGCAGAGTAACGGTTGCGCTGTTCTCCTCCCCAACCATTAAATCACCTTTTCTgcgctaattaaaaaaaaaaaaattcttttctatttccttccttcctttcataaTTTCTGTACACTGCTGCTATTTCTTTTCTCATGGCTGGCTGTATTGTTGCAATGCCATACAATTCAGAGTATATTTTATGCTGTATTTGAACTTATACTGATTAAGTCAACTGAAactaaatagaaatgaattttagaaGGGAGCAGAGTATTTCTGTGAAGAAATAGCAAGAAGTAAAACAAGTTTACCAATTCCATCATGTTTAggtcatttctggttttattctTCAATGTTGTATTTCAAGGGAACTCTGAACTATTATCTTACCTTTCTACCTAAGGCCCAGTCTCTTAAAATGAACTGGTACTTTGTAAACTAAGTGCAAGGTAATAAGAAAGAGGCTGGGAGATACAGTATCTGTCTCTTTCCCAATCTACTTGTTCATTGGTATGTTCAAAGGGAAGAAGGGACTTCAAGAAGTACATGCCTACATCCTGTCCAAATTTATTCTTTGAAGTAAATCTTGAAAATCATTCTCTTTTCCATGTGTCTTTCCCCCTCAGATAAAACCTTGTGATATTGGTGATGAGAAGGTAAAAAGAAGCATAGTGATGAAATTGGTCTGTTAAAGGGATCAGTTACTTAAAAGATACCCTCCTGCTCCCACAGGTCCTCTGGTATTGTCTCTGTTATGGTGGAAAAGACCCATATGATAGGTACTTGGATTCCCGGCTTCTCTGAATAGAATTTGTAGATACAGAATTTGAGATACTCTTCCTAATTAAAAGCATCTTCTCAATTTTATTTGGGTGGTTCCATTTACAGTTGGGacattcctatttttaaaagcctaagtTTCTGAGGATGAAGCATACAACAAATCTGACTTGAGACTTCACCTGGAGCCCAGGTGGTTGCCAGGATACATCTAGACCCATCCAGAGGCTCCCACAACTCGGTCCGGAGCGCGGTGGTGCTGCAACCTCTTAACTGACAGCTGGGCATTCTCCATAAGAAAGCTTTTCCGAAACGGAAAAGCGTACTGTCAAGCAGCATTCCGGAAGACACAATTCTGACTACCACTAGATAACAGCCTCGCAGCTAATACCAACAGGGCGACCGAGCCAAGGGCTGGCGACGGGAAATGACGCAATAGAGGCGCCGGGAATCGTGTGCAATTCACTGCTCCGCCGTCTCCATGGTAACAGTCACATTGGTCCCAGCGGTCAAGGCAGCGGCTTTTGATCTGGACCTAGGAATCGAGGGTCAAGCTTGGCGCGCTAAATTCGCCTGTCTTCCTGCTGGAGCTGCGGTCCTGTTTATCCTCCCACGCCTTCGGCTCCTCGGCAGAGAATAACGCCTGCATAAAACCGAATAATCTCAGGTTCCACTTATGTTGTTTAGTGAGATAACTTGGGTACCCTCACCAATGCATATTTAACATCCAGAGGGGATAATGTTTTGGCACTTCTCTCCTctgtacaagaaaaaaaaattttttttttcagtaataatcCTGAAATGGAGTGAAAAATACAATGGCTAGTGAAATAGTCTTTATTGTactccatatataattatgccagttttttaaaaagtttttaatacaGGTCAAAaagttggtttttttaaaaacattttttattgatttataatcattttacaacgttgtgtcaaattccagtgtagagcacaatttttcagttatacatgaacatatatatattcattgtcacatttttttctctgagctaccataagatcttgtatatatttccctgtgctatacagtgtaatcttgtttatctattctacaattttgaaattccagtctataaaaagtttttaaatagtaGACCGatatttttaat
This genomic window from Camelus bactrianus isolate YW-2024 breed Bactrian camel chromosome 20, ASM4877302v1, whole genome shotgun sequence contains:
- the POM121L2 gene encoding POM121-like protein 2 — its product is MGSYLGKPGPPPSSPAEERTDLSERPLNRRPTQPLHQVHRVQHIHRAHPAPRHRPARRPPNWDPTNPTTWVVNEAWRRFPMKRSQNSIMGPLPSDWWESYFKRSVWSLRHPRAIWSPVTIKIAPPERTAPRSSSPVEVIDCAGSSLSKKPSDPCAKETVLKVLRECKKGKVSLEEPPFPESLDLKRRTTETRPSAFKPLIKNGVLTSFVPRPGPLKRSLRPWSSDHSLNKRPSCYSMSSLASIHTGGPLSSKRNAITSSYSSSRGFSEPWKRSVPDASLQIPEWPLKKKEKGHLSHSPVPVVSEESLETSGCSGQQNQIPLLLSSRGDPLSLTLPPQPDYAAPEEDLALGRKAGLQWSNKARGVMTEVTTDSVPETPPAIQPSGPLTLPSSGTVPSQGTNPQLESLNKTQKLPGPLAFPQSTGEATSVAHSPVKTASMLAPLQCSQSEPLSGTSSDSNRTATVILVTPVSPTSPVTDTTRPPSISQAAVPRDSPVVMPAAPTMQSTLLGRMSSPAPHLSASAPPSATSADPMSKSIFGLPTNSEIGDSLYSRISVTAAASSTSGILTPTFKPIFDSMRPLKTMPMIAPVSFKQTPPLPTPASTHLFHGLVKATSVVMSTIPVCTSKDSSFKPPLDFGVVNVTSTLGDTYSIPSAHHTFLLGATCALRANFSPATGFILPPQQCPTIPTVHTVTIFSQVLSSAVQIPPTRSTANYRVIGNPLSPSALVTSNPPALSSRISNSTSAFTVPLGSSSRSPFPPSLGATPQVTFAAAYGQKQGTPQPSLGPSFSSSFIFGNSTVASSIPTPSLAQPSFSSTTQSAFGGLAPSASTFHVSASFQTEFSSTPASFPFGQANTKGFGVVTPTCRSGACGPVFGSTAPRPFAFGGLVTPMDCGESGISMTVPDMSSNSGAFSIGAMPSGTTSTITPSGEAWGQNNQGLTSQGTYFTLGRASISAGKSMFGGPSMAPFAQSTPDPGPVKAGSSLGFGMHFPPAQGSVGEGSFKLSAPSFSIGTKSKTPKNREQRHSRRHHARKK